One window of Triticum dicoccoides isolate Atlit2015 ecotype Zavitan chromosome 5A, WEW_v2.0, whole genome shotgun sequence genomic DNA carries:
- the LOC119298032 gene encoding probable calcium-binding protein CML41 — protein sequence MANVSISKPAKRLTGKSSFRFGLPLFCGRSDVASPGAAVARSSSSRRSSGTGSSRKSELRRIFQHFDRDNDGKISGAELSAFFASMGDDLTVPSSSSEGGYLLDFAGFVALMERGEGSQEEDLRRAFEVFNAVDQPAGRITARGLRRVLAQLGDDRSVADCEAMIRAYDVDGDGGLDFHEFQRMMS from the coding sequence ATGGCCAACGTGAGCATCTCGAAGCCGGCCAAGCGCCTGACGGGAAAGAGCAGCTTCAGGTTCGGCTTGCCGCTGTTCTGTGGCCGGTCTGACGTGGCGAGCCCCGGTGCTGCCGTCGCTCGGTCGTCCTCGAGCAGGAGGTCGTCCGGCACCGGCAGTAGCAGGAAGTCGGAGCTGCGCAGGATCTTCCAGCACTTCGATAGGGACAACGACGGGAAGATCTCCGGCGCTGAGCTGAGCGCCTTCTTCGCGTCCATGGGCGACGACCTGACGGTGCCGTCCTCGTCGTCGGAAGGCGGGTACCTGCTCGACTTCGCCGGATTCGTGGCGCTGATGgagaggggggagggcagccaGGAGGAGGACCTGAGGAGGGCGTTTGAGGTGTTCAACGCCGTGGACCAGCCCGCCGGGAGGATCACGGCCAGGGGGCTGCGGCGGGTGCTCGCCCAGCTCGGCGACGACCGGTCCGTCGCCGACTGCGAGGCCATGATACGGGCCTACGAcgtcgacggcgacggcggcctcGACTTCCATGAGTTCCAGAGGATGATGAGCTAG